Proteins encoded in a region of the Loxodonta africana isolate mLoxAfr1 chromosome 22, mLoxAfr1.hap2, whole genome shotgun sequence genome:
- the BHLHE40 gene encoding class E basic helix-loop-helix protein 40, which yields MERIPSAQPPPACLPKASGLEPGDLPGMDFAHMYQVYKSRRGIKRSDDSKETYKLPHRLIEKKRRDRINECIAQLKDLLPEHLKLTTLGHLEKAVVLELTLKHVKALTNLIDQQQQKILALQSGLQVGELSGRSVDAGQEMFCSGFQTCAREVLQYLAKHENTRDLKSSQLVTHLHRVVSELLQDGTSRKPSDPAPKTMDFKEKPSSLAKGSEGLGKNCVPVIQRTFPHSSGEQSGSDTDTDSGYGGELEKGDLRSEQPYFKSDHGRRFAMGERIGPIKQESEEPPTKKGRMQLSDDESRFSSSDLIGSPFLGPHPHQPPFCLPFYLIPPSATAYLPMLEKCWYPTSVPVLYPGLNASAAALTSFMNPDKISAPLLMPQRLPSPLPTHPSIDSSALLQALKQIPPLNLETKD from the exons ATGGAGCGGATCCCCAGCGCGCAACCACCTCCCGCCTGCCTGCCCAAAGCATCAGGACTGGAGCCTGGAGACCTACCAGG AATGGATTTTGCCCACATGTACCAAGTGTACAAATCGAGGCGGGGAATAAAGCGGAGCGACGACAGTAAG GAGACCTACAAACTGCCTCACAGGCTCATCGAGAAGAAGAGACGTGACCGGATTAACGAGTGCATCGCCCAGCTGAAAGATCTTCTACCCGAACACCTCAAACTTACA acttTAGGTCACTTGGAAAAAGCCGTGGTTCTTGAACTTACCTTGAAGCATGTGAAAGCACTAACAAACCTAATCGATCAGCAGCAACAGAAAATCCTTGCCCTGCAGAGCGGTTTACAAGTCG GTGAGCTGTCGGGGAGAAGTGTTGATGCAGGTCAAGAGATGTTCTGCTCAGGTTTCCAGACGTGTGCTCGGGAGGTGCTTCAGTACCTGGCCAAGCACGAGAACACGCGGGACCTGAAGTCTTCCCAACTCGTCACCCACCTCCACCGAGTGGTTTCGGAGCTGCTGCAAGATGGTACTTCCAGGAAGCCATCAGACCCAGCTCCCAAAACCATGGACTTCAAGGAGAAACCCAGCTCTCTGGCCAAAGGCTCAGAAGGGCTTGGGAAAAACTGTGTGCCAGTCATTCAGCGGACTTTCCCTCACTCGAGTGGGGAACAGAGTGGCAgcgacacagacacagacagcgGCTACGGAGGAGAATTGGAGAAGGGTGACTTACGCAGCGAGCAGCCATACTTCAAAAGTGATCATGGACGCAGGTTTGCCATGGGAGAAAGGATTGGCCCTATTAAGCAAGAATCTGAAGAACCCCCCACCAAAAAGGGCAGGATGCAGCTCTCAGATGATGAAAGCCGTTTTTCTAGCAGTGACCTGATTGGCTCCCCATTCCTGGGCCCACACCCGCACCAGCCTCCTTTTTGCCTACCCTTCTATCTGATCCCACCATCAGCAACTGCCTACCTGCCCATGCTGGAGAAGTGCTGGTATCCCACCTCTGTTCCAGTGTTATACCCGGGCCTCAACGCTTCTGCTGCAGCCCTCACCAGCTTCATGAACCCAGACAAGATCTCGGCTCCCTTGCTCATGCCCCAGAGACTCCCTTCTCCTTTGCCaacccatccatccattgatTCTTCTGCTCTACTCCAAGCTCTGAAGCAGATCCCCCCTTTAAACTTGGAAACCAAAGACTAA